Proteins found in one Pelobates fuscus isolate aPelFus1 chromosome 10, aPelFus1.pri, whole genome shotgun sequence genomic segment:
- the LOC134574985 gene encoding WAP four-disulfide core domain protein 8-like, giving the protein MLRLLILTALMVLTLAHGGDHDSTSHKAGVKKGHCPNHGISGNASLPDCPASCANGTDCAALNCTSDTSCAGSLKCCETSCGFKCIDFIYEKFCNTDADCGGTLVCCRNRCKSVCVTPRPVITSKKGKDIKGKHK; this is encoded by the exons ATGCTAAGACTTTTGATCCTCACTGCGCTGATGGTGTTAACCCTGGCTCACGGAGGGGATCATG ACAGTACATCACACAAAGCTGGAGTGAAGAAAGGTCACTGCCCAAATCACGGTATATCTGGCAATGCCTCCCTGCCTGACTGCCCCGCCTCCTGCGCCAATGGCACAGACTGCGCTGCTTTAAATTGCACCTCGGACACCAGCTGTGCGGGATCACTGAAGTGCTGTGAAACCAGCTGTGGATTTAAATGCATTGATTTTATTTACG AGAAATTCTGCAACACAGACGCAGACTGCGGCGGAACATTAGTCTGCTGTAGAAACCGGTGCAAGTCAGTCTGTGTTACTCCAAGACCAGTCATCACttcaaaaaaaggaaaagacaTC aaaggaaaacataagtga